AGTGGGTGCGGTGCGCGAGTGCCCAGTCCCGGTACGCGTGCGCGCCGGCGACGAGGCGCTCGCGCGGGTCGGCGACGTCGTCGACGGCGGCGGCTGCGGCGTCGAGCTGCTCGTAGGCGTCGAGGAGGATCGCCTCGACGAGCCCCGGCTTGCCCCCGAAGTGTGTGTAGACGCCGATGGTCGAGCAGCCGGCGGCTGTGGCGACGGCCCGGACGGTGAGCGCCCCGGCACCGCCCCGGGCGAGCAGGTCGACGGCCGCGTCGAGGATGCGGGCGCGGGTCGTTGACGCGGCGGAAGGCACATCACTAAGTTATGGGCATAACAGCGTTATGGAGCCGAGGAGGTCCCCGTGCGCCGACCCACCGCCGCACTCGTCACCGCGTTCGCCGCGCTCGTCGCGGCGCCGAGCCTCGTCGCGTGCTCGTCGGCAGCCGGCAGCCCCGAGCCCACGGCGACCGCGACCCCCGCCGCCACGGCAGTACCGGACCTCGTCCTGACGAGCCCCGACCTCGCGGCCGACGGCACGCTCCCCGCGTGGGCATCGGGGCGGTACTCGTCGGTCTGCCAGGGCGAGAACCGCTCGCCCACGCTGTCCTGGGAGGGCGGTCCCGACGAGGTCGCGTCCTACGTCCTGACACTGACCGACCCGGCGCACCCGCAGTACGTGCACTGGGTCGTCACCGGCATCCCGGGCGGCACCCGCGGTCTCGACCAGGCCGAGGAGGGCGCGATCGACGTCGGCGTCGTCGGGAGCAGCTACCGCGGCGGCGGGATGTACGCCGGGCCGTGCGTGCCGGGCAACACGTACGTGTACACGCTGTACGCGCTCGACACCGAGGTCGTCGGCGACGCCGCCACCTCGCTCGACGCAGCGCTCGCACTGACCG
The sequence above is a segment of the Cellulomonas palmilytica genome. Coding sequences within it:
- a CDS encoding TetR/AcrR family transcriptional regulator: MPSAASTTRARILDAAVDLLARGGAGALTVRAVATAAGCSTIGVYTHFGGKPGLVEAILLDAYEQLDAAAAAVDDVADPRERLVAGAHAYRDWALAHRTHYLLMFSPIVPAVGPLPAVEERGARSYAAHRARVDAAVAAGVIDDDDVDASAFHLWTSVHGAVGIEILGSPPADPDRARTRFAHGVEALLRGLAPA
- a CDS encoding YbhB/YbcL family Raf kinase inhibitor-like protein; its protein translation is MRRPTAALVTAFAALVAAPSLVACSSAAGSPEPTATATPAATAVPDLVLTSPDLAADGTLPAWASGRYSSVCQGENRSPTLSWEGGPDEVASYVLTLTDPAHPQYVHWVVTGIPGGTRGLDQAEEGAIDVGVVGSSYRGGGMYAGPCVPGNTYVYTLYALDTEVVGDAATSLDAALALTEGHVLDEATLEVVPSPG